One part of the Solanum dulcamara chromosome 3, daSolDulc1.2, whole genome shotgun sequence genome encodes these proteins:
- the LOC129881577 gene encoding PRA1 family protein B4-like produces MASPAILPITSQPTADTIQQIGPTPAFRSFINHISTTVQTGFANRRPWSELLDRSAFSKPESISDATLRIRKNYTYFRINYLSLLAAVLAFSLITNPFSLLILSGLLAAWLFLYLFRPSDPPLVLFGRQFSERETLGVLFVSTVVVIFLTSVGAVLVSALMVGLGIVCTHAAFRAPEDLFLDDQESPATGFLSFLSGGAANAAAVTLAPAVAARV; encoded by the coding sequence ATGGCTTCACCAGCAATACTCCCAATCACTTCACAACCCACCGCCGACACCATCCAACAAATCGGCCCAACTCCTGCATTCCGTTCATTCATCAACCACATCTCCACCACCGTCCAAACCGGTTTTGCCAATCGCCGGCCATGGTCCGAGCTCCTCGACCGGTCCGCTTTCTCTAAACCGGAATCCATCTCCGACGCCACTCTTCGTATCCGCAAAAACTACACCTATTTCCGCATCAATTACCTTTCTCTCCTCGCCGCTGTTCTCGCCTTTTCCCTCATCACAAACCCATTTTCCCTTCTTATCCTTTCCGGTCTTCTCGCCGCTTGGCTCTTTCTTTACCTATTCCGTCCTTCCGATCCTCCTTTGGTTCTATTTGGTCGACAGTTTTCTGAAAGGGAGACGTTAGGTGTGCTTTTTGTCTCCACTGTGGTTGTGATCTTTCTTACCTCTGTTGGAGCTGTGCTTGTTTCTGCCTTGATGGTTGGTCTTGGGATTGTGTGTACACATGCTGCTTTCAGGGCACCTGAGGATCTTTTCCTTGATGATCAAGAGTCTCCCGCTACTGGGTTTCTCTCTTTCTTGAGCGGCGGTGCCGCCAATGCTGCCGCCGTAACTCTCGCCCCTGCTGTTGCTGCTAGAGTTTGA
- the LOC129882447 gene encoding probably inactive leucine-rich repeat receptor-like protein kinase IMK2 isoform X2 has protein sequence MTRRRKNGSFLLLLLGSIPPSIGRSPILQTLDLSNNQLSGTISPSLANSTRLYRLNLSHNALSGSIPVSFTQSPSLTFLALEHNNLSGSIPDTWGGSVVVNKSYQLQYLTLDHNLLSGKIPASISKLSMLEEINLSHNHINGAIPDELGSLSRLTILDLSNNAINGTIPASFSNLTALATLDLKSNLLDNQIPDTMDRLKNLSVLDLSNNKFIGHIPATIGNISGLTSLYLSENNFTGEIPNSLVSLGNLTSLDVSYNNLSGIVPSPLSKKFNSSAFVGNLELCGYSPSTPCASPPPQTLPSPVSGVVKPHRHRKLSTKDIILIASGALLVVLLLLCCMLLCCLIRKNANSRAKNGSKASGLATTTGRGAKSVPAVAGTDVESGEAGGKLVHFDGPFVFAADDLLCATAEIMGKSTYGTAYKATLEDGNQVAVKRLREKITKGQKEFEAEVAELGKIRHPNILALRAYYLGPKGEKLLVYDYMPNGSLSSFLHARGPETTIDWPTRMRIAIGITKGICFLHTKENIIHGNLTSSNILLDEQNNPKIADVGLSRLMTTAGNTNVIATAGTLGYRAPELSKIKNASTKTDVYSLGVIILELLTGKSPSEATDGLDLPQWVASIVKEEWTNEVFDVELMRDAPNIGDELLNTLKLALHCVDPTPTARPEAPQVLQKLEEIKPELMLAATSSGDDGTAVQEKSQ, from the exons ATGACAAGGAGGAGGAAAAATGGaagctttcttcttcttcttcttg GTTCAATTCCACCATCAATTGGAAGAAGCCCAATTCTTCAGACTCTTGATCTTAGCAACAATCAGCTCAGTGGTACTATCTCTCCCAGTCTTGCAAACTCCACCAGGCTATACAGACTCAACTTGAGCCACAATGCACTTTCAGGGTCAATCCCAGTAAGTTTCACTCAATCCCCTTCTCTTACTTTTCTTGCACTTGAACATAACAATCTTTCTGGATCTATTCCTGATACTTGGGGGGGCAGTGTGGTTGTGAACAAGTCATACCAACTTCAGTATCTTACACTTGATCACAATCTTTTGTCTGGGAAGATTCCAGCTTCAATTAGTAAGTTAAGTATGCTTGAGGAGATTAATCTTAGTCATAACCATATTAATGGGGCCATTCCTGATGAATTAGGTAGTCTCTCAAGGCTTACTATTCTTGATTTATCTAATAAtgctataaatggaactattcCTGCTAGTTTCTCCAACCTTACAGCTCTTGCTACTTTGGATTTAAAGAGTAATCTCCTGGATAACCAAATCCCAGATACTATGGATAGATTGAAAAACCTTTCAGTGCTGGATTTGAGTAACAACAAATTCATTGGTCATATTCCAGCCACTATTGGAAATATTTCTGGACTCACCTCACTTTATTTATCTGAAAACAATTTTACTGGTGAAATTCCAAACTCTCTTGTTTCTTTGGGAAATCTGACTTCTTTGGATGTCTCTTATAACAATCTTTCTGGGATTGTCCCATCTCCTCTTTCAAAAAAGTTCAATTCAAGTGCTTTTGTTGGAAATCTAGAGCTTTGTGGATATAGTCCCTCAACTCCATGTGCTTCACCACCCCCTCAAACTCTTCCTTCTCCTGTTAGTGGGGTTGTCAAGCCTCACCGCCATCGCAAACTTAGTACCAAGGATATCATTCTCATAGCATCAGGAGCTCTTCTAGTTGTTCTACTTCTTTTGTGCTGCATGTTACTTTGCTGCTTGATTAGGAAAAATGCAAATTCGAGAGCGAAAAATGGTAGCAAAGCCAGTGGCCTAGCTACCACCACAGGGAGGGGTGCAAAGTCAGTTCCAGCTGTAGCAGGGACTGATGTTGAATCAGGTGAAGCTGGTGGAAAGCTGGTCCATTTCGATGGACCTTTTGTGTTCGCAGCAGACGACTTGTTATGTGCCACTGCAGAGATCATGGGGAAGAGCACTTATGGGACAGCATATAAGGCAACATTGGAGGATGGTAATCAAGTTGCTGTGAAGAGGCTACGCGAGAAGATCACGAAAGGGCAGAAAGAATTTGAAGCTGAGGTTGCTGAGTTAGGAAAGATTCGACACCCAAATATCTTGGCTCTTAGAGCCTATTACTTGGGACCAAAAGGAGAAAAGCTTCTTGTCTATGATTATATGCCTAATGGAAGTCTCTCATCCTTCCTCCATG CTAGAGGTCCCGAGACAACTATAGACTGGCCTACAAGGATGAGGATTGCTATCGGTATAACAAAAGGAATCTGCTTCCTGCATACCAAAGAAAACATAATACATGGGAATCTTACATCAAGCAACATACTGCTTGATGAGCAGAACAATCCAAAAATTGCAGATGTGGGACTCTCCAGACTTATGACTACTGCTGGAAACACCAACGTGATTGCCACTGCAGGCACGCTAGGTTATCGCGCACCAGAGCTTTCCAAAATCAAGAATGCAAGCACCAAGACTGATGTCTATAGTCTTGGAGTGATCATTTTGGAGCTCTTAACTGGAAAATCCCCTAGCGAGGCTACGGATGGTCTCGATTTACCACAATGGGTAGCTTCCATTGTGAAAGAGGAGTGGACTAATGAAGTTTTTGATGTGGAACTTATGAGGGATGCACCTAATATTGGTGATGAGTTGCTTAACACATTGAAACTAGCTTTGCATTGTGTTGATCCCACACCAACTGCTCGACCCGAAGCTCCACAAGTACTACAGAAATTGGAGGAGATAAAACCAGAGCTGATGTTAGCAGCCACTAGTTCTGGAGATGATGGCACAGCAGTTCAAGAAAAGAGTCAATAA
- the LOC129882447 gene encoding probably inactive leucine-rich repeat receptor-like protein kinase IMK2 isoform X1, protein MDRWNTSLSGFYNNPFRFLNLYSEIKAGSSWVHDKEEEKWKLSSSSSWYNTLFLLVVIVLSIFPILSAGRNTDGVIVTQSDFQALRAIKHELIDFRGILKSWNDSGLGACAGGWVGIKCVNGEVIAIQLPWKGLGGRISEKIGQLQALRKISLHDNVIAGPVPTSLSFLPNLRGVYLFNNRLSGSIPPSIGRSPILQTLDLSNNQLSGTISPSLANSTRLYRLNLSHNALSGSIPVSFTQSPSLTFLALEHNNLSGSIPDTWGGSVVVNKSYQLQYLTLDHNLLSGKIPASISKLSMLEEINLSHNHINGAIPDELGSLSRLTILDLSNNAINGTIPASFSNLTALATLDLKSNLLDNQIPDTMDRLKNLSVLDLSNNKFIGHIPATIGNISGLTSLYLSENNFTGEIPNSLVSLGNLTSLDVSYNNLSGIVPSPLSKKFNSSAFVGNLELCGYSPSTPCASPPPQTLPSPVSGVVKPHRHRKLSTKDIILIASGALLVVLLLLCCMLLCCLIRKNANSRAKNGSKASGLATTTGRGAKSVPAVAGTDVESGEAGGKLVHFDGPFVFAADDLLCATAEIMGKSTYGTAYKATLEDGNQVAVKRLREKITKGQKEFEAEVAELGKIRHPNILALRAYYLGPKGEKLLVYDYMPNGSLSSFLHARGPETTIDWPTRMRIAIGITKGICFLHTKENIIHGNLTSSNILLDEQNNPKIADVGLSRLMTTAGNTNVIATAGTLGYRAPELSKIKNASTKTDVYSLGVIILELLTGKSPSEATDGLDLPQWVASIVKEEWTNEVFDVELMRDAPNIGDELLNTLKLALHCVDPTPTARPEAPQVLQKLEEIKPELMLAATSSGDDGTAVQEKSQ, encoded by the exons ATGGATAGGTGGAATACTTCACTGAGTGGATTTTACAACAACCCCTTTCGATTCTTGAATTTATATTCAGAAATAAAAGCTGGTTCTAGTTGGGTTCATGACAAGGAGGAGGAAAAATGGaagctttcttcttcttcttcttggtaTAATACTCTGTTCTTGCTTGTTGTGATTGTCCTTTCCATTTTCCCTATTTTATCAGCTGGGAGGAATACAGATGGGGTCATTGTGACTCAATCTGATTTTCAAGCTCTAAGAGCAATTAAGCATGAACTGATTGATTTTAGGGGAATCTTGAAGAGCTGGAATGACAGTGGTCTTGGAGCTTGTGCTGGTGGTTGGGTAGGAATTAAGTGTGTCAATGGGGAAGTTATAGCTATACAGTTGCCTTGGAAGGGATTGGGTGGCAGAATATCTGAAAAAATTGGGCAATTACAAGCTCTTAGAAAGATTAGTCTTCATGACAATGTTATTGCTGGCCCTGTTCCAACTTCTCTAagcttccttccaaacctcagaGGTGTTTATCTTTTCAATAATCGGCTTTCAGGTTCAATTCCACCATCAATTGGAAGAAGCCCAATTCTTCAGACTCTTGATCTTAGCAACAATCAGCTCAGTGGTACTATCTCTCCCAGTCTTGCAAACTCCACCAGGCTATACAGACTCAACTTGAGCCACAATGCACTTTCAGGGTCAATCCCAGTAAGTTTCACTCAATCCCCTTCTCTTACTTTTCTTGCACTTGAACATAACAATCTTTCTGGATCTATTCCTGATACTTGGGGGGGCAGTGTGGTTGTGAACAAGTCATACCAACTTCAGTATCTTACACTTGATCACAATCTTTTGTCTGGGAAGATTCCAGCTTCAATTAGTAAGTTAAGTATGCTTGAGGAGATTAATCTTAGTCATAACCATATTAATGGGGCCATTCCTGATGAATTAGGTAGTCTCTCAAGGCTTACTATTCTTGATTTATCTAATAAtgctataaatggaactattcCTGCTAGTTTCTCCAACCTTACAGCTCTTGCTACTTTGGATTTAAAGAGTAATCTCCTGGATAACCAAATCCCAGATACTATGGATAGATTGAAAAACCTTTCAGTGCTGGATTTGAGTAACAACAAATTCATTGGTCATATTCCAGCCACTATTGGAAATATTTCTGGACTCACCTCACTTTATTTATCTGAAAACAATTTTACTGGTGAAATTCCAAACTCTCTTGTTTCTTTGGGAAATCTGACTTCTTTGGATGTCTCTTATAACAATCTTTCTGGGATTGTCCCATCTCCTCTTTCAAAAAAGTTCAATTCAAGTGCTTTTGTTGGAAATCTAGAGCTTTGTGGATATAGTCCCTCAACTCCATGTGCTTCACCACCCCCTCAAACTCTTCCTTCTCCTGTTAGTGGGGTTGTCAAGCCTCACCGCCATCGCAAACTTAGTACCAAGGATATCATTCTCATAGCATCAGGAGCTCTTCTAGTTGTTCTACTTCTTTTGTGCTGCATGTTACTTTGCTGCTTGATTAGGAAAAATGCAAATTCGAGAGCGAAAAATGGTAGCAAAGCCAGTGGCCTAGCTACCACCACAGGGAGGGGTGCAAAGTCAGTTCCAGCTGTAGCAGGGACTGATGTTGAATCAGGTGAAGCTGGTGGAAAGCTGGTCCATTTCGATGGACCTTTTGTGTTCGCAGCAGACGACTTGTTATGTGCCACTGCAGAGATCATGGGGAAGAGCACTTATGGGACAGCATATAAGGCAACATTGGAGGATGGTAATCAAGTTGCTGTGAAGAGGCTACGCGAGAAGATCACGAAAGGGCAGAAAGAATTTGAAGCTGAGGTTGCTGAGTTAGGAAAGATTCGACACCCAAATATCTTGGCTCTTAGAGCCTATTACTTGGGACCAAAAGGAGAAAAGCTTCTTGTCTATGATTATATGCCTAATGGAAGTCTCTCATCCTTCCTCCATG CTAGAGGTCCCGAGACAACTATAGACTGGCCTACAAGGATGAGGATTGCTATCGGTATAACAAAAGGAATCTGCTTCCTGCATACCAAAGAAAACATAATACATGGGAATCTTACATCAAGCAACATACTGCTTGATGAGCAGAACAATCCAAAAATTGCAGATGTGGGACTCTCCAGACTTATGACTACTGCTGGAAACACCAACGTGATTGCCACTGCAGGCACGCTAGGTTATCGCGCACCAGAGCTTTCCAAAATCAAGAATGCAAGCACCAAGACTGATGTCTATAGTCTTGGAGTGATCATTTTGGAGCTCTTAACTGGAAAATCCCCTAGCGAGGCTACGGATGGTCTCGATTTACCACAATGGGTAGCTTCCATTGTGAAAGAGGAGTGGACTAATGAAGTTTTTGATGTGGAACTTATGAGGGATGCACCTAATATTGGTGATGAGTTGCTTAACACATTGAAACTAGCTTTGCATTGTGTTGATCCCACACCAACTGCTCGACCCGAAGCTCCACAAGTACTACAGAAATTGGAGGAGATAAAACCAGAGCTGATGTTAGCAGCCACTAGTTCTGGAGATGATGGCACAGCAGTTCAAGAAAAGAGTCAATAA